Proteins found in one Serratia plymuthica genomic segment:
- the ilvI gene encoding acetolactate synthase 3 large subunit — translation MEMLSGAEMVVRSLIDQGVKHVFGYPGGAVLDIYDALHTVGGIDHILVRHEQGAVHMADGYARATGEVGVVLVTSGPGATNAITGIATAYMDSIPMVVLSGQVPSSLIGYDAFQECDMVGISRPVVKHSFLVKRTEDIPGILKKAFYLASTGRPGPVVIDLPKDIVGPAVRMPYAYPQEVSMRSYNPTVQGHRGQIKRALQTILSAKKPVMYVGGGAINSACDAELLELAEKLNLPVTCTLMGLGAFPGTHRQSVGMLGMHGTYEANKTMHHSDVIFAVGVRFDDRTTNNLAKYCPDATVLHIDIDPTSISKTVDADIPIVGDAKQVLTQMLELLAQDDKAQDFDALRDWWQSIEQWRARDCLGYDKNSGTIKPQAVIETLHRLTKGEAYVTSDVGQHQMFAALYYPFDKPRRWINSGGLGTMGFGLPAALGVKLALPDETVVCVTGDGSIQMNIQELSTALQYNLPVVVVNLNNRYLGMVKQWQDMIYSGRHSQSYMDSLPDFVKLAEAYGHVGIAIRTPDELESKLAQALVEKERLVFVDVTVDETEHVYPMQIRGGSMDEMWLSKTERT, via the coding sequence ATGGAGATGTTGTCAGGAGCCGAGATGGTCGTCCGATCGTTGATCGATCAGGGCGTTAAGCATGTATTCGGATATCCGGGCGGGGCGGTACTCGATATCTACGACGCCCTGCATACGGTCGGAGGAATCGATCACATATTGGTGCGTCATGAGCAGGGCGCCGTGCATATGGCAGATGGCTATGCACGCGCAACCGGTGAGGTCGGTGTGGTGCTGGTGACTTCCGGCCCCGGCGCGACCAATGCGATTACCGGCATTGCGACCGCCTATATGGACTCCATCCCGATGGTGGTGCTCTCCGGCCAGGTTCCAAGCTCGCTGATTGGCTATGACGCTTTTCAGGAGTGCGACATGGTCGGGATTTCGCGCCCGGTGGTGAAGCACAGTTTCCTGGTGAAGCGCACCGAAGATATTCCCGGCATCCTGAAGAAAGCCTTTTATCTGGCTTCAACCGGTCGGCCGGGCCCGGTCGTGATCGACCTGCCGAAAGATATCGTTGGCCCGGCGGTCAGAATGCCTTACGCCTACCCGCAGGAAGTGAGCATGCGCTCATACAACCCAACGGTGCAGGGCCACCGTGGGCAAATAAAGCGCGCGCTGCAAACCATTTTGTCGGCCAAAAAGCCGGTCATGTACGTTGGCGGCGGGGCGATTAACTCGGCCTGCGACGCAGAACTGCTGGAACTGGCCGAGAAGCTGAATCTGCCGGTGACCTGTACCCTGATGGGGTTAGGGGCGTTCCCCGGTACGCACCGCCAGAGCGTCGGCATGCTCGGTATGCACGGCACTTACGAAGCTAACAAAACCATGCACCATTCCGACGTGATCTTTGCCGTCGGCGTGCGTTTTGACGATCGCACTACCAACAACCTGGCAAAATACTGCCCGGATGCCACCGTATTGCATATCGATATTGATCCCACCTCGATCTCCAAGACGGTCGACGCCGATATTCCGATCGTGGGCGATGCCAAACAGGTGCTGACTCAGATGCTCGAACTGTTGGCGCAGGACGATAAGGCGCAGGACTTCGACGCGCTGCGCGACTGGTGGCAGTCGATTGAGCAGTGGCGCGCGCGCGATTGCCTGGGCTATGACAAAAACAGCGGAACCATCAAGCCGCAAGCCGTGATCGAAACCCTGCATCGTTTGACCAAAGGCGAGGCTTACGTCACTTCCGATGTGGGCCAGCACCAGATGTTCGCTGCGCTCTACTACCCGTTCGACAAACCGCGCCGCTGGATCAACTCCGGCGGCTTGGGCACCATGGGCTTCGGTCTGCCGGCGGCGTTGGGCGTGAAGCTGGCGTTGCCTGATGAGACCGTCGTGTGCGTGACCGGCGACGGCAGCATCCAGATGAACATTCAGGAGCTTTCCACCGCGTTGCAGTACAACCTGCCGGTGGTGGTGGTGAATCTCAACAACCGCTATCTGGGCATGGTGAAGCAGTGGCAGGATATGATCTACTCCGGCCGCCATTCGCAGTCTTATATGGATTCCCTGCCTGATTTTGTCAAACTGGCGGAGGCTTACGGTCACGTTGGCATCGCCATTCGCACGCCGGATGAACTGGAAAGCAAACTGGCTCAGGCATTGGTCGAGAAAGAACGACTGGTGTTTGTCGATGTCACCGTCGATGAGACCGAACATGTTTACCCAATGCAGATCCGCGGCGGAAGCATGGACGAAATGTGGTTAAGCAAAACGGAGAGGACCTGA
- the ilvN gene encoding acetolactate synthase small subunit yields the protein MRRILSVLLENESGALSRVVGLFSQRGYNIESLTVAPTDDPTLSRMTIQTVGDEKVLEQIEKQLHKLVDVLRVSELVQGAHVEREIMLVKLQASGYGREEVKRCADIFRGQIVDVTATLYTVQLAGTSDKLDAFLNAVREVAEIVEVARSGVVGVSRGDKIMR from the coding sequence ATGCGACGTATTTTATCTGTATTACTGGAAAACGAATCCGGTGCGTTGTCGCGTGTGGTGGGGTTGTTCTCCCAGCGTGGTTACAACATTGAAAGCCTGACGGTGGCGCCGACCGATGATCCCACGCTGTCACGCATGACCATCCAAACCGTCGGCGACGAGAAAGTGCTGGAGCAGATCGAAAAGCAACTGCATAAGCTGGTGGACGTGCTGCGCGTCAGCGAACTGGTGCAGGGGGCGCATGTTGAACGCGAAATCATGCTGGTGAAGCTGCAGGCCAGCGGTTATGGTCGTGAAGAGGTAAAACGCTGCGCCGATATTTTCCGTGGGCAGATTGTCGATGTCACGGCGACGCTTTACACCGTTCAGCTGGCCGGCACCAGCGACAAGCTGGATGCGTTTCTCAATGCGGTGCGCGAAGTGGCTGAAATTGTCGAAGTGGCGC